Within the Bacillus pumilus genome, the region AAGGGGCAACGGGTGTACCAAAGGATATAGCCGCTCCAATCGGCCAACCAACATCCAAAATATCGAGCTTTAGCCCAAGGGAATTAACCATGGCTTTTGCTGCTGGCCCAAGGCCGCTCACAAGTAAATTAATAACAAGGTTGACACCGACAAAACCAATTCCGATCGTAATACCGGCTCGGAAGGATTTTTTAAAGCCTTGCCTTAAAATCATACCGAAAAGCGTCATAATAATCGGGAGCATAATAGTTGGTCCAAGGTCTAATATAAAATCGACAGCTTGCTTGATCATACATCCACCTCCTGGATTTTTCAGATAAAGCGCTTACATTTGTTTTGCGAAAGTCTATTGGTTTAATTCTTTCTGAAGCACATCAACCGCTTCTTCATACGACGTCATATCAGACAGCTTCGTCATCACCTCTTCTTTTCTAAAAAGTGTCATGAGCTTCTCTAACATCACAAGTTGCTTACTAGGTTCAGAGATTGCTAGGACGAACACAATTTTGGCTTGCACAGTTTCATCAGGGCTTCCCATCTTGTGAAAGATAACAGGTTCCTTTAAAGTGGCTACACTAATCGCTGGTTTATTCACATGCTCTGGATCTGTATGTGGAATTGCTACACCAAAGGTCGCAAGTGGAAGGCCTGTCGGATATGTTTTTTCCCTTTCCAGCACCGCTGGTAAAAAACTCGATTTAATATATCCTCCCGCTTCTAATCGCTCTGCTAAATATGTG harbors:
- a CDS encoding PTS sugar transporter subunit IIA, with protein sequence MNNLFELDEQLIKLQYDASSREEVTTYLAERLEAGGYIKSSFLPAVLEREKTYPTGLPLATFGVAIPHTDPEHVNKPAISVATLKEPVIFHKMGSPDETVQAKIVFVLAISEPSKQLVMLEKLMTLFRKEEVMTKLSDMTSYEEAVDVLQKELNQ